GAAGCACGCTTAAAAACCTCTTCTTGAGCCTCATTTAGCTCTTCGTCGCCGCTTCGGATTTTCTGCTTCCATACTTGGTGGCGGTTCCACCAGACCTTCTCCCAGAGCTGGTTGTACGTGGCAAGGATCTGCTCGTCGTTACGGCGCAGAAGTAACGGCCAGACCTCATCGGGGTTGTCCTCATCGGGGATCCACTCGACCTTGTCACCGTCCTCGGTGTAGCCGACTCGGTGGCCGTTCGGTCCGACCTGGTCCGGATCAACTGGATCGGAAGTCTGCGTCTTGGTGCGTTCAACTTGGAGAGCACCGACGTGCAGGCGCGCGAACTCGCGATTCAACTCCTCGATCTGAGTCATCAGTTCCGGATCGAACCGAGCGATCTGAATGCCGGCCTCGCGGAGGCGTAGTTCACCTCTTCCACGGATAGCGTCGTTGGGATCGAGGACGCCGATCACGACCCGGGCGAGCCGCCGCTCGATGATTCGCCCCACACACGCCAGCTTCGGGCTATTCCGTCTGGTGCATGGCTCAAGGGTGGTGAACAACGTTGCATCCGCCAGCGTGGCGGCGCCCAGCTTCTTCTCCAGAAGTGTGAACTCCGCGTGGTCTCCAGGGGCGAGTTCGCCTCTGAACGCCCGGCCCAACAGGACGCCATCGCGGACCACCAGTGCTCCGACCTTGGGTGAGACTCTTCTTGGCTCGCTCTCGCACAGACGAGCGAGTGCTATCGCTCGCTCCATGAACACCCGATCAGCTTGGTGTCCGGACCTGTCGTTGTCATCAGCCTCGACCGTAGCTGCGGTCACCTCTCGTTGTATGAGTGGCTGGGTGTCCGCCCACTCTACCAGCCCTCAACTCTTTGTGAGCGCACGCCCGGTCGGCGCACATCGCAGTAATAGTGTTGGGCTCGGTGGTGCGCGACACCATCACCGAGGTCGCGTACTCTCGCTGGCCAAGAACTCATCGAGAGCTTCGCGATGCCCGATCGACGCAGCCTCGGACGCTCGAAGCAGATCCCTCCAGGTCGCCTTCTCCAACGGATCAAGGTGGCCGGGAGGGGAGAGCGCGTCGCCGAGGATGTAGCGCAGGCGATCGAAGAGTCGCTCGTCCGCAGCCATGTGATCGCGCATGGCGTTGATGTAACGCTGCCAGCCGTCTCGCGGTGTCACGGTGCCCTCGCTCCACCCCGGCGCAAGCATACTGAGTGGTCAGTAGCGAACGCAATCCCGCGTCTGACCTGCCCAACCCCTGGTGTACCAATGCCTCTGCGATCTGATTCGTCGCTTAGCGCGTCGGCACGTGACGGATCTCGCGCTCGACGATCCGCTCGACCATCGCGTCGAGCTCGTCGTCCGGCTCCGGTAGCTCGAACGGCCCCGTGTACTCCTCAACGCGCTCGTGAAGGCCTCGGCTGTATCGGATCGTTGTCGCACGATTCAAGACGCCAACAATTGATTTGTAACCTCGCGGCAATAGAACATGTCCTCATCATGGTGGTTGCTCGTGTCTCAGACCCATCTGCAGAGACGCCAGTAGTCGTGCTCGCCTATGGGGAATCCTGCTTCAAATTCGTTTCGTGGTTCCTCCAACAGTCAGGCATACCAAACACGCGCGTGACCGAGATCGTTGCCGCTCAGCGAGAACTCTCTAGGAGCGGAGCTTGCGTTCTCGTTATCAACTCGCGCGAGAGCAGCGCCTCGATCGCGTCGATCGTGTCGCTGCTGCGTCGAACCGCATCGGACCTCTGCATCATCTGCCTTCGCGACGGCAGGCATCCCCCGGGCGACACGCCGATCGACGCAAACATCTGCCTGCACGAACCCTACGAGCCGGATTACCTCGCCGATGTTGTGCAGATGGTCCGAGCCCAGCACTAGGACGCGTCCCGCCATGGGTGGCACCCGGTTCAAACGTTGTCGGCCACCTCCTCCGTTCGTGTTGCGCAGGCAGCTACCGCCTGAGTTCTTCAGAATCCCCCGGATCTCCTGATCAGCGATGCGCGCGATGATCGCCTTCAGGTCGTCGTCGGGTTCCCCGACCGGACTGCTCGGCATTTGCCCTTCAACGGGCCTTCTCTGTGTAGCTAGATCTCCATGCGTGCGAAATTGCAGGGCGCAAAGAGCAGTTCTCAAGTACACAATCGGTAGTACGCCAAGCCTGGCTCCGCCGACGCGCCCCTTCGATGAAGTTCAGCTCGCGAGGTCTTCAGCCTTGCAAGGCACCGCTTCGTCGAAGCGTCCGATGACCTGAACACA
The Dehalococcoidia bacterium DNA segment above includes these coding regions:
- a CDS encoding deaminase, whose protein sequence is MTAATVEADDNDRSGHQADRVFMERAIALARLCESEPRRVSPKVGALVVRDGVLLGRAFRGELAPGDHAEFTLLEKKLGAATLADATLFTTLEPCTRRNSPKLACVGRIIERRLARVVIGVLDPNDAIRGRGELRLREAGIQIARFDPELMTQIEELNREFARLHVGALQVERTKTQTSDPVDPDQVGPNGHRVGYTEDGDKVEWIPDEDNPDEVWPLLLRRNDEQILATYNQLWEKVWWNRHQVWKQKIRSGDEELNEAQEEVFKRASDSATRIEKKYGLENLGWDNFEWGLLNGRMSALSWVLGTEWDESLDT